One Elaeis guineensis isolate ETL-2024a chromosome 10, EG11, whole genome shotgun sequence genomic window carries:
- the LOC105052529 gene encoding poly [ADP-ribose] polymerase 2 isoform X3 codes for MSSKLKVDELRAQLSARGLDAAGAKPTLVRRLDAALRKERKEEEASRDARDKGAFNAGKKRSRDEPEVGNGIERLREMSVKELRELASRRGLSAHGSKRELVERLSVDAEKGSEEVLEGEEIEGSKKEKLITATKKGRAVLDQHLPDHIKSNYHVLHQEGEVYDAILNQTNVGENNNKFYVIQALGYNAEKLPLGKLSKSTILKGYDVLRRISDVILQSDRKTLEQLSGEFYTVIPHDFGYKKMREFVIDTPHKLKCKLDMVAALGEIEIATKILKDDVDMQDDPLYSCYQQLHCELMPVEVDSQEFYMIKKYMLNTHAKTHANYTVDMERIFKVSRQGEYEHFRKFSNTKNRMLLWHGSRLTNWTGILSQGLRIAPPEAPVTGYMFGKGVYFADMFSKSANYCYASHESRTGVLLLCEVALGDMAELLSANYNADHLPEGKLSTKGVGGTAPDMSQFETLEDGLVVPLGQPKEQADHKGSLLYNEYIVYNVDQIRMRYIVQVNFNFKR; via the exons ATGTCCTCGAAGCTCAAAGTCGACGAGCTCCGCGCCCAGCTCTCCGCTCGCGGCCTCGACGCCGCCGGCGCCAAACCAACGCTC GTACGGAGGCTGGACGCGGCCCTCCGCAAAGAACGAAAGGAAGAGGAGGCATCCAGAGATGCCAGGGATAAGGGCGCCTTCAATGCGGGCAAGAAGAGGTCCAGAGATGAGCCTGAGGTGGGCAATGGGATCGAAAGGCTTCGAGAGATGAGTGTCAAGGAACTGAGGGAACTGGCTTCCCGTCGTGGGTTGTCAGCTCACGGGTCGAAGAGGGAACTCGTGGAGAGGCTCTCTGTGGATGCGGAGAAGGGTTCTGAAGAGGTTCTTGAAG GAGAGGAAATCGAGGGGAGTAAGAAGGAGAAACTGATTACAGCTACCAAGAAGGGCAGGGCGGTATTGGATCAGCACCTTCCGGATCATATAAAATCGAACTACCATGTTTTGCATCAA GAAGGTGAAGTTTATGATGCTATTCTGAATCAGACAAATGTTGGAGAAAACAATAACAAATTCTATGTTATTCAAGCTCTAG gGTACAATGCTGAAAAGTTGCCACTTGGTAAGTTAAGCAAATCTACAATATTGAAG GGCTATGATGTCTTGAGGAGGATATCTGATGTGATTTTACAATCTGACAGGAAAACCCTTGAACAATTAAGTGG GGAGTTCTACACAGTGATCCCACATGACTTTGGTTACAAGAAGATGC GTGAATTTGTCATTGATACCCCTCATAAATTAAAATGCAAGCTTGACATG GTGGCAGCCCTAGGGGAGATAGAAATTGCAACCAAAATTTTGAAAGATGATGTTGACATGCAG GATGATCCTTTGTATTCTTGTTATCAACAACTCCATTGTGAATTAATGCCGGTCGAAGTTGATTCACAAGAATTTTATATG ATAAAGAAGTATATGCTAAATACTCATGCCAAAACACATGCAAATTATACAGTTGATATGGAACGGATATTTAAGGTTTCAAGGCAGGGTGAATATGAACATTTCAGAAAG TTTTCTAATACAAAAAACAGGATGCTTTTGTGGCATGGTTCTCGACTCACGAACTGGACTGGGATCCTTTCACAAG GATTGCGTATTGCTCCTCCAGAAGCACCGGTCACTGGTTACATGTTTGGAAAGGGAGTTTATTTTGCTGATATGTTCTCAAAGAGTGCAAATTATTGCTATGCATCACATGAATCTAGGACTGGAGTGCTGCTTTTATGTGAG GTTGCATTAGGTGATATGGCTGAGTTACTAAGTGCAAATTATAATGCTGATCATTTGCCAGAGGGAAAACTGAG TACAAAAGGGGTTGGAGGAACAGCACCAGACATGTCACAGTTTGAGACTCTCGAAGACGGTCTGGTTGTTCCCCTTGGACAACCAAAAGAGCAAGCAGACCATAAG GGTAGCTTGCTATACAATGAATATATTGTGTACAATGTAGATCAGATACGGATGAGATATATCGTTCAAGTAAATTTCAACTTCAAGAGATGA
- the LOC105052530 gene encoding protein LURP-one-related 8-like, with product METSEGKDIWSNGFGAGSPRGGGVFPELCSPFPVQLTVWCKSLLFNGHGYTVFDDSDGRMVFRVDNYAHNWRQETVLMDQAGNVLLTIRRCRKMLNLMESWEAYKGDKDVLGMVGHQRPLFKATKDLGTPSCTVSMVPTKGMEPLGYRMSWSRQKEWSKIYQAAGNAPLVAEVSRKYGASTKTLLDKDVLTLRVQPWMDQAIAMAMIMIIDTMR from the exons ATGGAGACTTCCGAAGGCAAGGATATTTGGAGCAATGGCTTCGGTGCCGGATCTCCGAGAGGAGGAGGAGTCTTCCCGGAGCTGTGCTCTCCATTCCCGGTCCAGCTGACGGTGTGGTGCAAGTCGCTGCTGTTCAACGGTCATGGCTACACCGTCTTCGATGATTCCGATGGTCGGATGGTTTTTCGGGTCGATAACTATGCGCACAATTGGAGGCAGGAGACGGTGCTAATGGATCAGGCTGGGAACGTCCTCCTCACCATCCGCCGCTGCCGAAAG ATGTTAAACTTAATGGAGAGCTGGGAGGCCTACAAGGGTGATAAAGATGTTCTAGGTATGGTTGGACATCAGAGGCCCCTATTTAAGGCTACAAAGGACTTGGGAACTCCTAGTTGCACAGTATCAATGGTACCCACAAAGGGAATGGAACCATTAGGTTACAGAATGAGCTGGTCTCGACAAAAGGAGTGGTCCAAGATTTATCAGGCTGCTGGTAATGCACCACTTGTCGCCGAG GTTAGTAGAAAATATGGCGCTTCCACGAAGACATTACTGGATAAAGATGTTCTAACCCTAAGGGTGCAGCCCTGGATGGATCAAGCTATTGCAATGGCTATGATCATGATCATCGATACAATGAGATGA
- the LOC105052529 gene encoding poly [ADP-ribose] polymerase 2 isoform X2: protein MSSKLKVDELRAQLSARGLDAAGAKPTLVRRLDAALRKERKEEEASRDARDKGAFNAGKKRSRDEPEVGNGIERLREMSVKELRELASRRGLSAHGSKRELVERLSVDAEKGSEEVLEGEEIEGSKKEKLITATKKGRAVLDQHLPDHIKSNYHVLHQEGEVYDAILNQTNVGENNNKFYVIQALESDDGRTFMVYNRWGRVGLRGQDKLHGPYTSRERAINEFQMKFFDKTKNQWSDRQNFICYPKCYTWLEMDYSETEKETAVNKCDDSISTQLRDTILEPQIAKFISLICNISMMKQQMLEIGYNAEKLPLGKLSKSTILKGYDVLRRISDVILQSDRKTLEQLSGEFYTVIPHDFGYKKMREFVIDTPHKLKCKLDMVAALGEIEIATKILKDDVDMQDDPLYSCYQQLHCELMPVEVDSQEFYMIKKYMLNTHAKTHANYTVDMERIFKVSRQGEYEHFRKFSNTKNRMLLWHGSRLTNWTGILSQGTLWSKTQNDLIKLLTCRLDSNLSDCFMLRNGFYCRMDFFTKYNFSALFLFPFIFFF, encoded by the exons ATGTCCTCGAAGCTCAAAGTCGACGAGCTCCGCGCCCAGCTCTCCGCTCGCGGCCTCGACGCCGCCGGCGCCAAACCAACGCTC GTACGGAGGCTGGACGCGGCCCTCCGCAAAGAACGAAAGGAAGAGGAGGCATCCAGAGATGCCAGGGATAAGGGCGCCTTCAATGCGGGCAAGAAGAGGTCCAGAGATGAGCCTGAGGTGGGCAATGGGATCGAAAGGCTTCGAGAGATGAGTGTCAAGGAACTGAGGGAACTGGCTTCCCGTCGTGGGTTGTCAGCTCACGGGTCGAAGAGGGAACTCGTGGAGAGGCTCTCTGTGGATGCGGAGAAGGGTTCTGAAGAGGTTCTTGAAG GAGAGGAAATCGAGGGGAGTAAGAAGGAGAAACTGATTACAGCTACCAAGAAGGGCAGGGCGGTATTGGATCAGCACCTTCCGGATCATATAAAATCGAACTACCATGTTTTGCATCAA GAAGGTGAAGTTTATGATGCTATTCTGAATCAGACAAATGTTGGAGAAAACAATAACAAATTCTATGTTATTCAAGCTCTAG AATCTGATGATGGTAGGACATTCATGGTTTACAATAGATGGGGTAGAGTTGGGTTGAGAGGTCAAGATAAGTTACATGGCCCCTACACATCACGAGAAAGGGCGATAAATGAATTTCAGATGAAGTTTTTCGACAAGACAAAGAATCAGTGGTCCGATCGCCAAAATTTCATATGTTACCCTAAATGCTATACTTGGTTAGAGATGGACTATAGTGAAACAGAGAAGGAAACA GCTGTAAATAAGTGTGATGACTCCATCAGTACTCAACTTCGAGATACAATACTTGAGCCACAGATTGCAAAGTTTATATCCCTGATTTGCAATATCAGCATGATGAAACAACAAATGTTGGAGATAG gGTACAATGCTGAAAAGTTGCCACTTGGTAAGTTAAGCAAATCTACAATATTGAAG GGCTATGATGTCTTGAGGAGGATATCTGATGTGATTTTACAATCTGACAGGAAAACCCTTGAACAATTAAGTGG GGAGTTCTACACAGTGATCCCACATGACTTTGGTTACAAGAAGATGC GTGAATTTGTCATTGATACCCCTCATAAATTAAAATGCAAGCTTGACATG GTGGCAGCCCTAGGGGAGATAGAAATTGCAACCAAAATTTTGAAAGATGATGTTGACATGCAG GATGATCCTTTGTATTCTTGTTATCAACAACTCCATTGTGAATTAATGCCGGTCGAAGTTGATTCACAAGAATTTTATATG ATAAAGAAGTATATGCTAAATACTCATGCCAAAACACATGCAAATTATACAGTTGATATGGAACGGATATTTAAGGTTTCAAGGCAGGGTGAATATGAACATTTCAGAAAG TTTTCTAATACAAAAAACAGGATGCTTTTGTGGCATGGTTCTCGACTCACGAACTGGACTGGGATCCTTTCACAAG GTACTCTTTGGTcaaaaactcaaaatgatctgaTCAAGTTATTGACTTGCCGGCTAGATAGTAACCTGTCAGATTGTTTTATGTTGAGGAATGGTTTCTATTGTCGTATGGACTTCTTTACCAAGTATAATTTCAGTGCTTTGTTTCTTtttcccttcattttttttttctaa
- the LOC105052529 gene encoding poly [ADP-ribose] polymerase 2 isoform X1: MSSKLKVDELRAQLSARGLDAAGAKPTLVRRLDAALRKERKEEEASRDARDKGAFNAGKKRSRDEPEVGNGIERLREMSVKELRELASRRGLSAHGSKRELVERLSVDAEKGSEEVLEGEEIEGSKKEKLITATKKGRAVLDQHLPDHIKSNYHVLHQEGEVYDAILNQTNVGENNNKFYVIQALESDDGRTFMVYNRWGRVGLRGQDKLHGPYTSRERAINEFQMKFFDKTKNQWSDRQNFICYPKCYTWLEMDYSETEKETAVNKCDDSISTQLRDTILEPQIAKFISLICNISMMKQQMLEIGYNAEKLPLGKLSKSTILKGYDVLRRISDVILQSDRKTLEQLSGEFYTVIPHDFGYKKMREFVIDTPHKLKCKLDMVAALGEIEIATKILKDDVDMQDDPLYSCYQQLHCELMPVEVDSQEFYMIKKYMLNTHAKTHANYTVDMERIFKVSRQGEYEHFRKFSNTKNRMLLWHGSRLTNWTGILSQGLRIAPPEAPVTGYMFGKGVYFADMFSKSANYCYASHESRTGVLLLCEVALGDMAELLSANYNADHLPEGKLSTKGVGGTAPDMSQFETLEDGLVVPLGQPKEQADHKGSLLYNEYIVYNVDQIRMRYIVQVNFNFKR, translated from the exons ATGTCCTCGAAGCTCAAAGTCGACGAGCTCCGCGCCCAGCTCTCCGCTCGCGGCCTCGACGCCGCCGGCGCCAAACCAACGCTC GTACGGAGGCTGGACGCGGCCCTCCGCAAAGAACGAAAGGAAGAGGAGGCATCCAGAGATGCCAGGGATAAGGGCGCCTTCAATGCGGGCAAGAAGAGGTCCAGAGATGAGCCTGAGGTGGGCAATGGGATCGAAAGGCTTCGAGAGATGAGTGTCAAGGAACTGAGGGAACTGGCTTCCCGTCGTGGGTTGTCAGCTCACGGGTCGAAGAGGGAACTCGTGGAGAGGCTCTCTGTGGATGCGGAGAAGGGTTCTGAAGAGGTTCTTGAAG GAGAGGAAATCGAGGGGAGTAAGAAGGAGAAACTGATTACAGCTACCAAGAAGGGCAGGGCGGTATTGGATCAGCACCTTCCGGATCATATAAAATCGAACTACCATGTTTTGCATCAA GAAGGTGAAGTTTATGATGCTATTCTGAATCAGACAAATGTTGGAGAAAACAATAACAAATTCTATGTTATTCAAGCTCTAG AATCTGATGATGGTAGGACATTCATGGTTTACAATAGATGGGGTAGAGTTGGGTTGAGAGGTCAAGATAAGTTACATGGCCCCTACACATCACGAGAAAGGGCGATAAATGAATTTCAGATGAAGTTTTTCGACAAGACAAAGAATCAGTGGTCCGATCGCCAAAATTTCATATGTTACCCTAAATGCTATACTTGGTTAGAGATGGACTATAGTGAAACAGAGAAGGAAACA GCTGTAAATAAGTGTGATGACTCCATCAGTACTCAACTTCGAGATACAATACTTGAGCCACAGATTGCAAAGTTTATATCCCTGATTTGCAATATCAGCATGATGAAACAACAAATGTTGGAGATAG gGTACAATGCTGAAAAGTTGCCACTTGGTAAGTTAAGCAAATCTACAATATTGAAG GGCTATGATGTCTTGAGGAGGATATCTGATGTGATTTTACAATCTGACAGGAAAACCCTTGAACAATTAAGTGG GGAGTTCTACACAGTGATCCCACATGACTTTGGTTACAAGAAGATGC GTGAATTTGTCATTGATACCCCTCATAAATTAAAATGCAAGCTTGACATG GTGGCAGCCCTAGGGGAGATAGAAATTGCAACCAAAATTTTGAAAGATGATGTTGACATGCAG GATGATCCTTTGTATTCTTGTTATCAACAACTCCATTGTGAATTAATGCCGGTCGAAGTTGATTCACAAGAATTTTATATG ATAAAGAAGTATATGCTAAATACTCATGCCAAAACACATGCAAATTATACAGTTGATATGGAACGGATATTTAAGGTTTCAAGGCAGGGTGAATATGAACATTTCAGAAAG TTTTCTAATACAAAAAACAGGATGCTTTTGTGGCATGGTTCTCGACTCACGAACTGGACTGGGATCCTTTCACAAG GATTGCGTATTGCTCCTCCAGAAGCACCGGTCACTGGTTACATGTTTGGAAAGGGAGTTTATTTTGCTGATATGTTCTCAAAGAGTGCAAATTATTGCTATGCATCACATGAATCTAGGACTGGAGTGCTGCTTTTATGTGAG GTTGCATTAGGTGATATGGCTGAGTTACTAAGTGCAAATTATAATGCTGATCATTTGCCAGAGGGAAAACTGAG TACAAAAGGGGTTGGAGGAACAGCACCAGACATGTCACAGTTTGAGACTCTCGAAGACGGTCTGGTTGTTCCCCTTGGACAACCAAAAGAGCAAGCAGACCATAAG GGTAGCTTGCTATACAATGAATATATTGTGTACAATGTAGATCAGATACGGATGAGATATATCGTTCAAGTAAATTTCAACTTCAAGAGATGA